In Anopheles gambiae chromosome 2, idAnoGambNW_F1_1, whole genome shotgun sequence, a single window of DNA contains:
- the LOC1276813 gene encoding hatching enzyme 1.2: MTMGWQMALLVLLLGAVAGQARVLGSSRRIRDYDFDFSHLGEALYGNHDKAAIGELVRAWSRSHNGSSVNPEELGTYAEGDIHQPLIERNALKFTSSKWKKGIVPYEFSEEFSIGDLTKLFSAFEQFHQKTCIRFVPHTKERDYVVIEGRSSGCWSAVGRMGGRQVLNLQRNGCLQMEGTIVHELMHALGFLHEHTRYDRDRYVNIFFRNVRPNLVSNFGRESESQTTTLGMPYDYGSVMHYSRTAFSKNGKPTVEPKIKYSGQLGQRVGFSAKDVQKINKLYCHR; this comes from the exons ATGACGATGGGTTGGCAGATggcgctgctggtgctgttgctcgGTGCAGTGGCTGGGCAGGCGCGTGTTCTCGGCAGCAGTCGGCGGATTCGGGActacgattttgatttttcgcATCTCGGCGAAGCGCTGTACGGCAATCACGATAAGGCGGCGATCGGCGAGCTGGTGCGTGCGTGGTCCCGATCgcacaacggcagcagcgtCAACCCGGAAGAGCTCGGCACGTACGCCGAGGGTGACATCCATCAGCCACTGATCGAGCGCAATGCGCTCAAGTTCACCAGCAGCAAGTGGAAGAAGGGCATAGTGCCGTACGAGTTTAGTGAGGAGTTTT cGATCGGTGACCTTACCAAGCTGTTTTCGGCGTTCGAGCAGTTCCACCAGAAAACGTGCATCCGCTTTGTGCCGCACACGAAGGAGCGGGACTACGTGGTGATCGAGGGCCGCAGCTCGGGATGCTGGTCGGCGGTCGGGCGGATGGGTGGCCGGCAGGTGCTGAATCTGCAGCGCAACGGCTGCTTGCAGATGGAGGGCACCATCGTGCACGAGCTGATGCATGCGCTTGGGTTTCTGCACGAGCACACGCGGTACGATCGGGACCGGTACGTGAACATCTTCTTCCGCAACGTGCGCCCGAACCTGGTCAGCAACTTTGGGCGCGAAAGTGAGTCGCAAACGACGACGCTCGGCATGCCGTACGATTATGGCAGCGTTATGCACTACTCCAGAACGGCGTTCAGCAAAAACGGCAAACCGACGGTCGAGCCGAAG ATCAAGTACAGTGGGCAGCTGGGCCAGCGCGTCGGCTTTTCGGCGAAGGATGTACAGAAAATCAATAAGCTCTACTGTCATCGGTAA
- the LOC1276815 gene encoding cuticle protein 38, which produces MFRLVVLSALLAVAAAAPGAHHLVHSAPLAYSTVVAAAPALVAQKEISYQKSIVEEPAVAHVGTVVKTVPTGVTHTSSAVVHDTKVREDVYAPAVKKTVVSTPVEKTTYVQAAAPVVHAAPAVYAAPVQTVYAAAPVAKTYAYAAPVEKTYTYAAAPAAISYEAAPVAYAAPLKTAYVSSYPSVYAAPAVYANQWH; this is translated from the exons atgTTCCGATTG GTGGTGTTGTCCGCTCTTCTTGCCGTTGCCGCTGCCGCTCCCGGTGCCCACCATCTGGTGCACTCGGCCCCGCTCGCCTACTCGACCGTGGTAGCTGCCGCGCCCGCCCTCGTCGCCCAGAAGGAGATCTCGTACCAGAAGAGCATCGTGGAGGAGCCGGCCGTGGCGCACGTTGGCACCGTGGTCAAGACCGTCCCGACCGGAGTGACGCACACTAGCTCGGCCGTCGTGCACGACACCAAGGTGCGCGAGGATGTGTACGCTCCGGCCGTGAAGAAGACCGTCGTGTCGACGCCGGTCGAGAAGACGACCTACGTCCAGGCTGCCGCCCCGGTTGTTCACGCCGCTCCGGCTGTGTACGCTGCCCCGGTCCAGACCGTCTACGCTGCTGCCCCAGTTGCCAAGACCTACGCTTATGCTGCTCCGGTGGAGAAGACCTACACGTATGCTGCTGCCCCGGCTGCCATCTCGTACGAGGCTGCTCCCGTTGCGTACGCCGCTCCCCTGAAGACGGCCTACGTCAGCAGCTACCCGTCGGTGTACGCCGCCCCGGCCGTCTATGCTAACCAGTGGCACTAA
- the LOC1276814 gene encoding cuticle protein-like translates to MFRLVVLSVVLAVAAAAPGAHLVHSAPLAYSTVVAAAPALVAQKEISYQKSIVEEPTVAHVGTIEKSVPTGYSHQSFTQYHNKQVAEPVFAPAVKKTVVSTPVEKTTYVQAAAPVVHAAPAVYAAPVQTVYAAAPVAKTYAYAAPVEKTYTYAAAPAAISYEAAPVAYAAPLKTSYVSSYPSVYAAPAVYAHDY, encoded by the coding sequence ATGTTCCGATTGGTGGTGTTGTCCGTTGTTCTCGCCGTTGCCGCTGCCGCTCCCGGTGCCCACCTGGTGCACTCGGCCCCGCTAGCCTACTCGACCGTGGTGGCTGCTGCGCCCGCCCTCGTCGCCCAGAAGGAGATCTCGTACCAGAAGAGCATCGTGGAGGAGCCGACCGTGGCGCACGTTGGCACGATCGAGAAGTCCGTCCCGACTGGCTACTCGCACCAGAGCTTCACCCAGTACCACAACAAGCAGGTCGCTGAGCCCGTGTTCGCCCCGGCCGTGAAGAAGACCGTCGTGTCGACGCCGGTCGAGAAGACGACCTACGTCCAGGCTGCCGCCCCGGTTGTTCACGCCGCTCCGGCTGTGTATGCTGCCCCGGTCCAGACCGTCTACGCTGCTGCCCCAGTTGCCAAGACCTACGCTTATGCTGCTCCGGTGGAGAAGACCTACACTTATGCTGCTGCCCCGGCTGCCATCTCGTACGAGGCTGCTCCAGTTGCGTACGCCGCTCCCCTGAAGACGTCCTACGTCAGCAGCTACCCGTCGGTGTACGCTGCCCCGGCCGTCTATGCTCACGATTACTAA
- the LOC3290116 gene encoding SH3-containing GRB2-like protein 3-interacting protein 1: MARFVQVLALVAFAASALGQDASSEASTVSPQAIFDLSEDDFKLWISGRQPKAWEGEASSSGTTTTPASTPRTTTPASVFRTTSTSTTPAPPSFLTTTTSTTTTSPFDSFPPSDGKSWFEEEEGDTATPRPDVLGEQFKPAGEDFAQWLERQMNRVQEVTFVPQTTLTGDQLPGAGLVTRLTTNRNRIPATTFQPVTDYVPVTTTPPPPPPPPSPSAHQTSAPAYLPVEQVTHAPAVTIPAPLDLHQWLRDQLQTSQRLTNNLLAQWTPGGAIVRSDGHHYTPNAVSYQSSALIHGLQGVSHSGHVRHEPVVAVHTTATPIRRVFYPAGSFIYSQPAPVPQYGSFVGHYKTPLVIKYQ; encoded by the exons ATGGCGCGATTCGTGCAAGTG CTTGCCCTGGTGGCCTTCGCGGCGAGCGCTTTGGGACAGGACGCGTCCAGCGAAGCCAGCACCGTGTCTCCCCAAGCTATCTTCGATCTCTCCGAGGATGACTTCAAACTCTGGATCTCCGGACGGCAACCAAAGGCCTGGGAAGGAGAAGCTTCTTCAAGTGGCACTACAACAACCCCAGCAAGCACTCCGAGAACGACAACGCCCGCATCCGTTTTCCGAACGACATCCACCTCGACGACACCCGCTCCACCAAGCTTCCTGACCACCAcgacctccaccaccaccaccagccccTTCGATAGTTTCCCTCCGTCCGATGGAAAGTCCTGGtttgaggaggaggagggcgaCACGGCGACACCCCGCCCGGACGTGCTCGGCGAACAGTTCAAACCGGCCGGCGAAGACTTTGCCCAGTGGCTCGAGCGTCAGATGAACCGTGTGCAGGAGGTGACGTTCGTTCCACAGACGACCTTGACGGGGGATCAGCTGCCGGGAGCGGGGCTCGTCACCCGTTTGACAACCAACCGAAACCGGATTCCCGCTACCACCTTCCAGCCGGTGACGGACTACGTCCCAGTAACCAcaaccccaccaccaccaccaccaccaccgtctcCATCTGCACATCAAACCTCTGCTCCCGCCTATCTTCCGGTAGAGCAAGTGACCCATGCTCCTGCAGTCACGATCCCGGCCCCACTCGACCTGCACCAGTGGCTTCGCGATCAGCTGCAAACTTCTCAGCGACTGACGAATAATCTGCTTGCTCAGTGGACACCCGGTGGTGCGATCGTTAGGTCAGATGGTCATCACTACACGCCGAACGCTGTATCCTACCAGTCTTCGGCCCTTATCCATGGACTTCAGGGTGTGTCTCACAGTGGGCATGTGCGTCATGAGCCTGTGGTGGCTGTTCACACAACCGCCACACCGATCCGTCGTGTGTTCTATCCCGCGGGAAGCTTCATCTATTCCCAGCCGGCTCCAGTGCCTCAGTACGGTTCGTTCGTGGGCCACTACAAGACGCCACTGGTCATCAAATACCAGTAA